A single region of the Streptomyces virginiae genome encodes:
- a CDS encoding TetR/AcrR family transcriptional regulator — MDDEEARTRLLDAAEELFYRHGIQAVGMDRIRTTSGVPLKRLYRLFPAKESLVTAYLERRDRRWLTSLRAAALAPAEPRARVLAVFDWLADWFTEPDFRGCAFLNAYGELGAAAPDVVRVHKAELRTLLADLTPDADPTLADRLLILTEGATTVATLTPGPEPARRAREIAELLLTE; from the coding sequence ATGGACGACGAAGAGGCCCGCACCCGACTCCTGGACGCGGCGGAGGAGCTGTTCTACCGGCACGGCATCCAGGCCGTCGGCATGGACCGGATCCGCACCACGTCCGGAGTCCCCCTCAAGCGCCTGTACCGACTCTTCCCGGCGAAGGAATCCCTGGTCACCGCCTACCTGGAACGCCGCGACCGACGCTGGCTGACGTCCCTGCGCGCCGCCGCCCTGGCCCCGGCGGAGCCGCGGGCGCGGGTGCTCGCGGTCTTCGACTGGCTGGCGGACTGGTTCACCGAGCCCGACTTCCGGGGCTGCGCGTTCCTCAACGCGTACGGGGAGCTGGGCGCGGCGGCCCCGGACGTCGTCCGCGTCCACAAGGCGGAGCTCCGCACCCTGCTGGCCGACCTGACCCCCGACGCCGACCCGACTCTCGCCGACCGGCTCCTGATCCTGACCGAGGGGGCGACGACGGTCGCCACCCTCACCCCCGGCCCGGAGCCGGCCCGCCGCGCCCGCGAGATCGCCGAACTCCTCCTGACAGAGTGA
- a CDS encoding CpaF family protein has protein sequence MSLRSRVNTPDEHHNSREDGRLVSSYRAKLLEEIDLAEMSALAPAERRARLERVLGHIISREGPVLSTVERAQLIRRVVDEALGLGVLEPLLEDASISEIMVNGPDHIYVERAGRVEQLPIRFASHEQLMQTIERIVSTVNRRVDEANPMVDARLPSGERVNVIIPPLSLTGATLTIRRFPRAFTLHEMIALGSLDEQMLLLLSGLVAAKMNVIVSGATGTGKTTLLNALSGLIPEGERIITIEDSAELQLQQAHVIRLESRPPNVEGKGQITIRDLVRNSLRMRPDRIIVGEVRGGETLDMLQAMSTGHDGSLATVHANSSSEALMRLQTLASMSDVEIPFEALQDQINSAVNVIVQLTRFGDGSRRITEISALESHGREPFRITTVCRFGAQPMGADGRVHGYFEYYPLPRRIAERLYMNNQPIPQAFGVAPEDPLTARITRTAL, from the coding sequence ATGAGCCTGCGTTCCCGGGTCAACACACCGGACGAACACCACAACTCGCGCGAGGACGGCCGGCTGGTCTCCTCCTACCGCGCGAAGCTGCTGGAGGAGATCGACCTCGCCGAGATGTCCGCGCTCGCGCCCGCCGAGCGCCGGGCACGCCTGGAACGCGTACTCGGCCACATCATCAGCCGCGAGGGGCCCGTCCTCTCGACGGTCGAGCGCGCCCAGCTGATCCGCCGCGTCGTCGACGAGGCCCTCGGCCTCGGCGTGCTCGAACCGCTCCTCGAAGACGCCTCGATCTCCGAGATCATGGTCAACGGCCCCGACCACATCTACGTGGAGCGCGCCGGCCGGGTCGAACAGCTCCCCATCCGCTTCGCCTCGCACGAGCAGCTGATGCAGACCATCGAGCGCATCGTCTCCACCGTCAACCGGCGGGTGGACGAGGCCAATCCGATGGTCGACGCACGCCTGCCCAGCGGCGAGCGCGTCAACGTCATCATCCCGCCGCTCTCGCTGACCGGCGCCACGCTCACGATCCGCCGCTTCCCGCGCGCCTTCACCCTGCACGAGATGATCGCCCTCGGCTCGCTCGACGAGCAGATGCTCCTACTCCTTTCGGGCCTGGTCGCGGCCAAGATGAACGTGATCGTCTCCGGGGCCACCGGCACCGGGAAGACCACCCTCCTCAACGCCCTCTCCGGTCTGATCCCGGAGGGCGAACGCATCATCACCATCGAGGACTCGGCCGAACTCCAGCTCCAGCAGGCCCACGTCATCCGCCTCGAATCCCGCCCGCCGAACGTGGAGGGCAAGGGGCAGATCACCATCCGCGACCTCGTACGCAACTCCCTGCGTATGCGCCCCGACCGCATCATCGTCGGCGAGGTCCGCGGCGGCGAGACGCTCGACATGCTCCAGGCGATGTCCACCGGCCACGACGGCTCCCTGGCCACCGTCCACGCCAACAGCTCCTCCGAAGCGCTGATGCGCCTGCAGACCCTCGCCTCCATGTCGGATGTCGAGATTCCCTTCGAGGCGCTGCAGGACCAGATCAACAGTGCGGTGAACGTCATCGTCCAGCTCACCCGCTTCGGCGACGGCTCGCGCCGCATCACCGAGATCTCCGCCCTGGAATCGCACGGGCGCGAACCTTTCCGAATCACCACGGTGTGCCGCTTCGGGGCGCAGCCGATGGGCGCGGACGGACGGGTGCACGGCTACTTCGAGTACTACCCGCTCCCGCGCCGGATCGCGGAACGCCTCTACATGAACAACCAGCCCATCCCGCAGGCCTTCGGCGTCGCGCCCGAAGACCCCCTGACCGCCCGCATCACCCGGACCGCCCTGTGA
- a CDS encoding nuclear transport factor 2 family protein has protein sequence MTDAPAVRPPLPPFTEESARIKVQAAEDAWNSRDPERVALAYTEDSVWRNRDRFLTGRAEIRAFLADKWERELDYRLRKELWAFTGNRISVRFEYEWHDAAGQWWRSHGNEQWEFDGNGLMGRREASINDVPIAAEDRRLV, from the coding sequence ATGACCGACGCCCCCGCCGTACGACCGCCCCTACCGCCCTTCACCGAGGAGTCGGCGCGCATCAAGGTCCAGGCCGCCGAGGACGCCTGGAACAGCCGCGACCCCGAGCGCGTCGCCCTCGCGTACACCGAGGACTCGGTCTGGCGGAACCGCGACCGCTTCCTCACCGGCCGCGCCGAGATCCGCGCGTTCCTGGCCGACAAGTGGGAGCGCGAGCTCGACTACCGCCTCCGCAAGGAGCTGTGGGCGTTCACGGGCAACCGCATCTCCGTCCGCTTCGAGTACGAGTGGCACGACGCCGCCGGCCAGTGGTGGCGCAGCCACGGCAACGAGCAGTGGGAGTTCGACGGCAACGGCCTGATGGGGCGCCGCGAGGCGAGCATCAACGACGTCCCGATCGCCGCCGAGGACCGCCGGCTGGTCTGA
- a CDS encoding OmpA family protein — protein sequence MTTRQQAAATVIVSALVIAGAHLFGATVAHADDVKPSVPPGTEPSASAPVAIDSNSPGLKIPQGGTLAPVKVLDIAEVVEDLGGEQRRQETNQTVMMALQSEVLFPEDSAVFNAQAAARIQAIANEINQSKATRIRVFGFTDDQGSYEHGKELSKQRADAVQGELAKTVTDPNVVFDVRGYSEDYPIADNGTEEGRKKNRRVEITFPRGAG from the coding sequence ATGACCACACGACAGCAAGCAGCCGCAACTGTCATAGTGTCTGCACTTGTTATCGCCGGAGCGCACCTCTTCGGAGCTACCGTCGCCCACGCCGACGACGTCAAGCCATCTGTGCCTCCCGGTACAGAGCCTTCCGCCTCCGCGCCCGTGGCGATCGACTCGAACTCGCCCGGACTCAAGATTCCGCAAGGCGGGACGCTCGCACCCGTCAAGGTGCTCGACATCGCTGAAGTCGTCGAAGACCTCGGTGGGGAGCAGCGGCGGCAGGAGACCAATCAGACCGTCATGATGGCGCTCCAGTCCGAGGTGTTGTTCCCGGAGGACAGTGCCGTGTTCAACGCGCAGGCGGCCGCGCGGATCCAGGCCATCGCCAACGAGATCAACCAGTCGAAGGCCACCCGCATCCGGGTGTTCGGGTTCACCGACGATCAGGGGAGCTACGAGCACGGTAAGGAGCTGTCCAAGCAGCGCGCCGATGCCGTGCAGGGCGAGTTGGCGAAGACCGTCACCGATCCGAACGTCGTCTTCGACGTGCGCGGCTACAGCGAGGACTACCCGATCGCCGACAACGGCACCGAGGAAGGCCGCAAGAAGAACCGCCGCGTCGAGATCACCTTCCCGCGCGGCGCCGGCTGA
- a CDS encoding AAA family ATPase, translating to MTTRILPAVGDPDAARAIVTLLSQLPAAEPAAPVPDATTLLDTLARLAAESIDELPEVVLVHERIGPVPALELIREVALRFPAVGVVLVSSDAGPGLFSAAMDSGARGLIGLPLSYEELAARVQAAAQWSVGVRRHLGGGAAADVFTGPGGRVVTVTGAKGGVGTTFTAVQFALAAAASGRRTALVDLDLQAGDVGSYLDVQFRRSVADLAGIQDISPRVLQDAVYDDASGLALLLAPADGERGEEVDERAARHIVAALRSRYELVVVDCGTQVTGANAAAVEMADVAVLVTTPDVVAVRAAKRMVRMWERLQVRKAEDTAMVVNRWSKHTEIQPALIEKITKTRATRTPVPAAFKELQAVVDAGRVQDLDNRSTVKQALWTLAGELGLLSTPDPTPTTASATAPGASLAVRASGPVARLRRGREG from the coding sequence ATGACCACCCGAATCCTCCCCGCGGTCGGCGACCCGGACGCCGCGCGCGCCATCGTGACCCTGCTCAGCCAGCTCCCGGCCGCCGAGCCGGCCGCCCCCGTCCCGGACGCGACCACGCTCCTGGACACCCTCGCCCGCCTCGCCGCCGAGTCCATCGACGAACTCCCCGAGGTCGTCCTCGTCCACGAGCGGATCGGCCCGGTCCCCGCCCTGGAACTCATCCGGGAGGTCGCCCTGCGCTTCCCGGCGGTGGGCGTCGTCCTGGTCTCCTCGGACGCCGGCCCCGGGCTCTTCTCCGCCGCCATGGACTCGGGCGCCCGCGGCCTGATCGGGCTCCCGCTCTCCTACGAGGAACTCGCCGCCCGCGTGCAGGCCGCCGCCCAGTGGTCCGTGGGCGTACGCCGCCACCTGGGCGGGGGCGCCGCCGCCGACGTCTTCACCGGTCCGGGCGGGCGGGTCGTCACCGTCACCGGAGCCAAGGGCGGCGTGGGCACCACCTTCACCGCCGTGCAGTTCGCGCTGGCCGCGGCCGCCTCGGGGCGGCGTACCGCACTGGTCGACCTGGACCTCCAGGCGGGCGACGTGGGCTCGTACCTCGACGTGCAGTTCCGCCGCTCGGTCGCCGACCTCGCCGGGATCCAGGACATCTCCCCCCGGGTCCTCCAGGACGCCGTCTACGACGACGCCTCGGGCCTGGCGCTGCTGCTGGCCCCGGCGGACGGGGAGCGGGGCGAGGAGGTCGACGAACGGGCCGCCCGGCACATCGTCGCGGCCCTGCGCAGCCGCTACGAACTCGTCGTCGTCGACTGCGGGACCCAGGTCACCGGGGCCAACGCGGCGGCCGTGGAGATGGCGGACGTGGCGGTGCTGGTCACCACCCCGGACGTGGTCGCGGTCCGGGCGGCGAAGCGGATGGTCCGGATGTGGGAACGGCTCCAGGTGCGCAAGGCGGAGGACACGGCGATGGTCGTGAACCGCTGGAGCAAGCACACGGAGATCCAGCCCGCCCTGATCGAGAAGATCACCAAGACCCGCGCCACCCGCACCCCGGTCCCGGCCGCCTTCAAGGAACTCCAGGCCGTGGTCGACGCGGGCCGCGTCCAGGACCTCGACAACCGCTCGACGGTCAAGCAGGCCCTGTGGACCCTGGCCGGCGAACTCGGCCTCCTCTCGACCCCGGACCCCACCCCGACAACAGCCTCCGCCACCGCCCCGGGCGCCTCGCTGGCGGTCCGCGCATCGGGCCCGGTGGCCCGCCTACGCCGCGGCCGGGAGGGCTGA
- a CDS encoding TadE/TadG family type IV pilus assembly protein, whose amino-acid sequence MKRRFRSDRGQVALEYIGFVPILLFVALCGIQLGWVAYVHEQADTAARTAARVEAQHPGRGVAAGAAAVREGLGAVVEVSTTEDAVTAIATIKINSIIPGLNPEPAKATATMPNDDPKVTGP is encoded by the coding sequence ATGAAGCGACGCTTCCGCTCCGACCGGGGGCAAGTGGCCCTCGAATACATCGGCTTCGTGCCCATCCTGCTGTTCGTCGCGCTCTGCGGGATCCAGCTCGGCTGGGTGGCGTACGTCCATGAGCAGGCGGACACGGCGGCGCGCACGGCGGCACGGGTGGAGGCCCAGCACCCGGGCCGTGGCGTGGCGGCGGGGGCGGCGGCCGTCAGGGAAGGCCTCGGAGCTGTCGTCGAGGTGAGCACGACGGAGGACGCCGTCACCGCCATCGCCACCATCAAGATCAACTCGATCATTCCCGGGCTGAACCCTGAACCGGCGAAGGCGACAGCCACCATGCCCAACGACGACCCGAAGGTGACCGGACCATGA
- a CDS encoding carboxymuconolactone decarboxylase family protein, whose protein sequence is MEARLNFFGNAVANKFGRYINSAGKVISDSTLPHATQELVKLRASQINGCGFCTDMHFKDASHAGEDAVRLNLVAAWREAKVFTDAERAALELTEQGTRIADAAGGVTDEAWAEAAKHYDEDQLAALVSLIALINAYNRMNVIVQQPAGDYQPGQFG, encoded by the coding sequence ATGGAAGCCCGTCTCAACTTCTTCGGCAACGCGGTCGCGAACAAGTTCGGCCGGTACATCAACTCCGCGGGCAAGGTCATCTCGGACTCGACCCTGCCGCACGCCACGCAGGAGCTGGTGAAGCTCAGGGCCAGCCAGATCAACGGGTGCGGATTCTGCACCGACATGCACTTCAAGGACGCCTCGCACGCCGGGGAGGACGCGGTCCGGCTCAACCTGGTCGCGGCCTGGCGCGAGGCGAAGGTGTTCACCGACGCCGAGCGAGCGGCCCTGGAGCTGACCGAGCAGGGCACGCGCATCGCCGACGCGGCCGGCGGCGTCACGGACGAGGCCTGGGCGGAAGCCGCCAAGCACTACGACGAGGACCAGCTGGCCGCGCTGGTGTCGCTGATCGCCCTGATCAACGCCTACAACCGGATGAACGTGATCGTCCAGCAGCCGGCGGGCGACTACCAGCCGGGCCAGTTCGGCTGA
- a CDS encoding type II secretion system F family protein — protein sequence MNPLILTTLGATLLACVLVVAGLQAYLAGRAQRAALIERLSASGMPEPLGRRRRFRTVDRRLRMTKLGRRIELKLATTGLDLTPGEFFVYMLGSIAGVWLIASSLLAPFFGPVAGAIGVWAANAFLNWQRARRTERFINQLPDLARILANATQAGLALRTAIGIAAEELEAPAGEELARVANRLAVGHSIDESLGELTERLPSRELVVLVSTLVLSARAGGAIVDSLRNLTVTLEQRKETRREIRTQLSQVTVTAYLVPSIGLGSLLLVDLMMPGALDRMTGAFIGQTAVLIALGLFALGFVLIRRLSKIDV from the coding sequence GTGAACCCACTGATCCTCACCACCCTCGGCGCCACGCTGCTCGCCTGCGTACTCGTCGTCGCCGGACTCCAGGCGTACCTCGCCGGGCGCGCCCAGCGGGCCGCGCTGATCGAGCGGCTCTCGGCGAGCGGCATGCCGGAGCCCCTGGGACGGAGGCGCCGTTTCCGGACCGTCGACCGTCGGCTGCGCATGACGAAGCTCGGCCGCCGCATCGAGCTGAAGCTCGCGACCACCGGCCTGGACCTCACCCCCGGCGAGTTCTTCGTCTACATGCTGGGGTCGATCGCGGGAGTGTGGCTCATCGCGTCCTCCCTCCTCGCGCCGTTCTTCGGCCCGGTGGCGGGTGCGATCGGTGTCTGGGCGGCGAACGCCTTCCTCAACTGGCAGCGTGCACGGCGTACGGAGCGGTTCATCAACCAGCTCCCCGACCTGGCTCGCATCCTCGCCAACGCCACTCAAGCCGGCCTGGCCCTGCGTACGGCGATCGGGATCGCGGCCGAGGAGCTGGAGGCCCCGGCGGGTGAGGAACTGGCACGCGTCGCGAATCGCCTCGCCGTGGGCCACTCCATCGACGAATCCCTGGGTGAGCTCACCGAACGCCTCCCGTCCCGGGAACTCGTCGTCCTGGTCTCCACCCTCGTCCTGTCGGCCCGGGCGGGCGGCGCGATCGTGGACAGCCTGCGCAATCTGACGGTGACGCTGGAGCAGCGCAAGGAGACCCGTCGCGAGATCCGCACCCAGCTGTCCCAGGTGACGGTGACGGCCTATCTCGTACCGTCCATCGGCCTCGGCTCGCTGCTGCTGGTCGACCTGATGATGCCGGGCGCGCTGGACAGGATGACGGGCGCGTTCATCGGCCAGACGGCCGTTCTGATAGCCCTCGGCCTCTTCGCCCTGGGCTTCGTCCTCATCCGCCGCCTGTCGAAGATCGACGTGTGA
- a CDS encoding response regulator transcription factor codes for MARLSVLIADGNPVIRAGLAALLRTAEDLDVIAQAGDGREALSLTRRHAPDVILLDVRMPGVDGISALPHLVQLAPVLMLTYSREAEIIREALLLGAGGYLLHGEFTADDLLRAVRDAPLGRPHFTPTAASALLTELRSSSHPQRVVAQSSERMHNSVVFGLSSREVEIMDLIASGMSNQQIAAACFISEKTVKNHINRIFAKLQSATRSEAIARWLGTARPGVTGHG; via the coding sequence ATGGCGCGGCTGAGCGTGCTCATCGCGGACGGCAACCCGGTCATCAGGGCAGGCCTGGCGGCCCTGCTTCGTACAGCCGAGGACCTCGACGTCATCGCCCAGGCGGGGGACGGGCGCGAAGCGCTGAGCCTGACCCGCCGGCACGCACCGGACGTGATCCTGCTGGACGTCCGGATGCCGGGAGTGGACGGAATCTCGGCGCTGCCGCACCTGGTGCAGCTGGCCCCCGTACTGATGCTGACGTACAGCAGGGAAGCCGAAATCATCCGCGAGGCACTGCTGTTGGGCGCCGGCGGGTACCTGCTACACGGCGAGTTCACCGCGGACGACCTGCTCCGGGCGGTACGCGATGCCCCGCTGGGTCGTCCCCACTTCACCCCGACGGCTGCGAGCGCGCTCCTCACGGAACTCCGGTCCTCTTCGCATCCGCAACGAGTTGTGGCACAGTCTTCTGAGCGGATGCACAACTCTGTTGTCTTCGGGCTGAGTTCCCGGGAGGTGGAGATCATGGATCTGATCGCGTCCGGGATGAGCAATCAGCAGATCGCAGCCGCCTGCTTCATCAGCGAGAAGACGGTGAAGAACCACATCAACCGCATCTTCGCGAAGCTCCAGAGCGCCACTCGCAGCGAGGCGATAGCCCGCTGGCTGGGAACCGCCCGTCCAGGAGTGACCGGTCATGGGTAG
- a CDS encoding DUF5936 domain-containing protein, giving the protein MGLLLALAVALSVLGAFHGIRLYRADVKLPTDLALALEVGATRTTAVGSLVDRMGIRWAPAVLRLMGPARVARKRRQIDMAGNPAGLTIDRYAARRAVYGALGALGAFSMLINGQLVAALLMVAFGLFWIEAGLWSAIRVRRDHIERTLPDFLDVLAVVVSAGLGFRQALERVADKYEGPWADEIRITLQQMNMGVSRRQAFDELRRRNDSEQVAQFVTALQQGEELGSPIVETLIAIAEDMRRTDAQNARRRAARAVPKATFAVTMFMLPGTLILLVCGFVYGANVDFGALFGGG; this is encoded by the coding sequence ATCGGACTCCTTCTCGCACTGGCCGTGGCTCTCTCGGTCCTTGGCGCGTTCCACGGCATCCGTCTCTACCGCGCGGACGTGAAGCTGCCGACGGACCTCGCGCTCGCCCTGGAGGTCGGAGCCACCCGTACGACGGCGGTCGGATCCCTGGTGGACCGGATGGGCATCCGCTGGGCCCCGGCCGTGCTGCGCCTGATGGGGCCGGCGCGGGTGGCCCGCAAGCGCCGCCAGATCGACATGGCGGGCAACCCGGCCGGTCTGACGATCGACCGCTACGCGGCACGGCGGGCGGTGTACGGGGCCTTGGGTGCGCTCGGTGCCTTCTCGATGCTGATCAACGGGCAGTTGGTCGCCGCCCTGCTCATGGTGGCCTTCGGGCTGTTCTGGATCGAGGCCGGCCTGTGGTCGGCGATCCGGGTCCGCCGCGACCACATCGAGCGGACCTTGCCGGACTTCCTGGACGTGCTCGCGGTCGTCGTCAGCGCCGGGCTGGGCTTCCGGCAGGCGCTGGAGCGGGTGGCGGACAAGTACGAAGGCCCCTGGGCCGACGAAATCCGCATCACGCTGCAGCAGATGAACATGGGAGTCAGCCGCCGTCAGGCCTTCGACGAGCTGCGGCGACGCAACGACAGTGAACAGGTCGCGCAGTTCGTGACGGCCCTCCAGCAGGGCGAGGAGCTCGGCTCGCCGATCGTCGAGACCCTGATAGCGATCGCCGAGGACATGCGCCGTACGGACGCCCAGAACGCCCGCCGCCGTGCGGCCCGGGCCGTCCCGAAGGCGACGTTCGCCGTGACCATGTTCATGCTGCCTGGCACGCTGATCCTGCTGGTCTGCGGCTTCGTCTACGGCGCGAACGTAGACTTCGGCGCGCTCTTCGGGGGTGGCTGA
- a CDS encoding TadE/TadG family type IV pilus assembly protein has protein sequence MPPRRPGRGDRGQVAIEFVGTVPLILLLVAAVWECVLIGYAFSLAGNAADEAARAGAVKGGAACAAAAKEHIGEAWDLDVDCGTSGDIYRAKVSLGVPILFPGLSFDRIEGTGGAALEKEAK, from the coding sequence ATGCCGCCCCGCAGACCGGGGCGCGGGGACCGGGGCCAGGTGGCGATCGAGTTCGTGGGCACGGTGCCGCTGATCCTGCTGCTGGTGGCGGCGGTGTGGGAGTGCGTACTGATCGGCTACGCCTTCTCCCTGGCGGGCAACGCGGCGGACGAGGCGGCGCGGGCGGGGGCGGTGAAGGGGGGCGCGGCCTGTGCCGCGGCCGCGAAGGAGCACATCGGGGAGGCGTGGGACCTCGACGTGGATTGCGGCACGTCCGGGGACATCTACCGGGCGAAGGTCAGCCTGGGCGTTCCGATCCTCTTCCCGGGCCTCAGCTTCGACCGGATCGAAGGTACCGGCGGTGCGGCGTTGGAGAAGGAGGCCAAGTGA
- the cpaB gene encoding Flp pilus assembly protein CpaB — translation MNSRQRRGVILLLLSVLCALGAFAGVLVVIGDVNSKVGAEVVAYRAKGDIAPYSPLSAGQFEEVRIPERWLSDTAVSDLGALKDKIALTTLKKGSLLQADMFVDRPQLQPGEQEIAIMIDAATGVAGKITSGAKVNILATFKGAKDTDPSRSVIIVANARVLGVGKLTALDKDSDRKGPAEAVPITFALSTKDTQRVAYAESFAEHVRLALVAPGTDSAPAPGDRTYTLDGDR, via the coding sequence ATGAACTCACGCCAGCGCCGCGGCGTCATCCTGCTGCTCCTGTCGGTCCTGTGCGCACTGGGGGCCTTCGCCGGGGTCCTCGTGGTGATCGGCGACGTCAACTCCAAGGTCGGCGCCGAGGTCGTCGCCTACCGGGCCAAGGGCGACATAGCCCCGTACAGCCCGCTGTCGGCCGGGCAGTTCGAGGAGGTCCGGATCCCCGAGCGGTGGCTCTCCGACACCGCCGTCTCCGACCTCGGCGCGCTCAAGGACAAGATCGCGCTCACCACGCTGAAGAAGGGCTCGCTGCTCCAGGCGGACATGTTCGTCGACCGGCCGCAGCTGCAGCCCGGTGAGCAGGAGATCGCCATCATGATCGACGCGGCCACGGGTGTGGCCGGCAAGATCACCTCAGGCGCCAAGGTCAACATCCTCGCCACCTTCAAGGGCGCCAAGGACACCGACCCCTCGCGGTCGGTGATCATCGTCGCCAACGCCCGGGTCCTGGGCGTCGGCAAACTCACCGCCCTGGACAAGGACAGCGACCGCAAGGGCCCGGCCGAGGCCGTTCCGATCACCTTCGCCCTGAGCACCAAGGACACCCAGCGCGTCGCGTACGCCGAGTCCTTCGCGGAACACGTACGCCTGGCCCTGGTGGCCCCCGGCACCGATTCGGCGCCCGCCCCGGGCGACCGCACGTACACCCTCGACGGGGACAGGTGA
- a CDS encoding SCO4225 family membrane protein, whose protein sequence is MNRRPATGGSGPTPGPDPAPPDHGGSPHARGSLGRVGAAVAFATAVTLFAPDPGFVWVLPALCAFPLFLFTTPIRGATLGDGQPATWLFLTELVLCVLTQSLALGTIVEASRGHLRGRPRAS, encoded by the coding sequence CTGAACCGACGCCCCGCCACCGGCGGGTCCGGCCCCACCCCGGGGCCGGACCCCGCACCACCGGATCATGGAGGGAGTCCGCACGCCCGGGGGAGCCTCGGCCGCGTCGGCGCCGCGGTGGCCTTCGCGACGGCCGTCACACTGTTCGCCCCGGACCCTGGGTTCGTCTGGGTGCTGCCCGCCCTGTGCGCGTTCCCGCTGTTCCTGTTCACGACGCCGATCCGCGGCGCGACCCTCGGGGACGGGCAGCCGGCGACGTGGCTGTTCCTCACCGAGCTCGTCCTGTGCGTACTGACCCAGTCGCTCGCCCTAGGCACGATCGTGGAGGCCTCCCGCGGCCACCTCCGGGGGCGGCCACGGGCGAGCTGA
- a CDS encoding TetR/AcrR family transcriptional regulator: MSSSSPQRRRGDTRQRIQDVALELFAEQGYEKTSLREIAERLEVTKAALYYHFKTKEDIIISIFEDLTRPIDELITWAEGQPRTLETKREVLRRYSEAMAGGAVLYRFMQENQATTRELSIGETVKKRLFTLVELLRTQDGPLTDQVRCVSALFTLHAGMMFLQHVEGNPEETRLAALEVATDLITQAHHEQS, translated from the coding sequence ATGTCCAGCAGCAGTCCGCAGCGACGCCGTGGCGACACGCGTCAGCGCATCCAGGACGTCGCACTGGAGCTCTTCGCCGAGCAGGGGTACGAGAAGACGTCGCTGCGCGAGATCGCGGAGCGGCTGGAGGTCACGAAGGCGGCGCTGTACTACCACTTCAAGACCAAGGAAGACATCATCATCAGCATCTTCGAGGACCTGACACGGCCCATCGACGAGCTGATCACCTGGGCGGAGGGCCAGCCGCGCACGCTGGAGACCAAGCGCGAGGTGCTGCGCCGCTACAGCGAGGCGATGGCGGGCGGTGCCGTGCTGTACCGCTTCATGCAGGAGAACCAGGCGACGACGCGCGAGCTCAGCATCGGCGAGACGGTGAAGAAGCGGCTCTTCACCCTGGTGGAACTGCTCCGCACGCAGGACGGCCCACTGACGGACCAGGTCCGCTGCGTCAGCGCGCTCTTCACCCTGCACGCCGGGATGATGTTCCTCCAGCACGTGGAGGGGAACCCGGAGGAGACCCGCCTGGCGGCCCTGGAGGTCGCCACGGACCTCATCACCCAGGCCCACCACGAGCAGTCCTGA
- a CDS encoding pilus assembly protein TadG-related protein, whose product MDLRRRGARDQGQAFPIYVVMVAGLLFAALALFAIGQASVTRSDAQGAADAAALAAGREARDTVLLGLDLTSVKPADWNRIVDGRLFKVGEACAAAEAFATKNDAEATACEPVPPRFTVTVKTDRTVGESVVPETGSMHGTATATALIEPKCHLGAVSAPSPTPTTSAGGGSPSPTPTPTPSTVSFSCGGELVKLDPLAPGSLSALTRKLFSVRLAD is encoded by the coding sequence GTGGATCTCCGCAGGAGGGGCGCGCGTGACCAAGGGCAGGCCTTTCCTATTTACGTGGTGATGGTGGCGGGCTTGCTTTTCGCCGCGCTCGCCCTTTTCGCCATCGGCCAGGCGTCGGTCACCCGTAGTGATGCGCAAGGCGCTGCCGATGCTGCCGCCCTGGCTGCTGGGCGTGAGGCCAGGGACACGGTGCTGCTGGGACTCGACCTCACCTCAGTGAAGCCTGCCGACTGGAACAGGATCGTCGACGGGCGGCTCTTCAAGGTCGGTGAAGCCTGCGCGGCAGCAGAAGCATTCGCTACGAAGAACGACGCAGAGGCAACAGCATGTGAGCCTGTTCCGCCCCGATTCACGGTCACGGTGAAGACCGATAGGACGGTGGGTGAGTCGGTGGTTCCTGAGACCGGAAGCATGCACGGAACCGCGACAGCCACCGCGTTGATCGAACCGAAATGCCATCTCGGCGCAGTTTCCGCTCCGAGCCCGACACCCACCACGTCCGCGGGGGGCGGGTCGCCATCCCCTACTCCTACGCCGACTCCGTCGACGGTGAGCTTCAGCTGCGGCGGGGAGCTGGTCAAACTCGATCCGCTGGCGCCTGGATCGCTCAGCGCGTTGACCAGAAAGCTGTTCAGCGTGCGACTCGCCGACTAA